The nucleotide window aaaagataaaaattcagaattaaaattaaaacaatgtaaaaaattgttatttgaACAACAATTCCAAAAAGCTATAGAATTAGAACAAAAAATTCCATATTATGAAACTATTGATttagataatataaaaatagaaaataataatgcacCGATATATGATcgaaataatttaaatatagaatttttaaaaaaagttgTAGAATATATAAGTGTACCTaatcaaaaattaaataaaagatGTGTATGTGCAATCATATTAGAtgtaattaaattattaaaacaatCACCTACTTtagtatatttaaatttgaaAGAAGATGAAACGATAACAATTTGTGGTGATATACATGGTCAATTTTatgatttaataaatataatgaatattAATGGATATCCATCTCCAAAATattcttatttatttaatggtGATTTTGTCGATAGAGGTAGTTTTTCTGTAgaagttattatatttttatatttagcTAAATTGATATATCCTAATAATGTGCATCTAACTAGAGGAAATCATGAAACagataatatgaataaaatatatggatTCTTAGGTGaattattagaaaaatatgatgaaaaattacattctttattttcagaTTCATTTAAATTTCTACCATTAGCTTATGTATTAAATGATAAAGTATTTATATGTCATGGTGGTATACCAAGTAAAACAGATGTAACTTTAAAAGATATTGAACAAATAGATAGAAATACAGAACCCTTAGATGAAGGAATTATGACAGATTTATTATGGTCTGATccaaatgaagaaaaaggGTTTAAACCGTCAAAAAGAGGTATTGGTTTCTCATTTGGTACAGATATTActgaaaattttttaaaaaaaaataatttatctcTTATTATTCGATCTCATGAAGTAAGAGATGAAGGATATTCTTTAGAACAAAATGGACAACTTTATACCGTTTTTAGTGCACCAAATTATTGTGAtgttatgaaaaataaaggagggtttttaaaatttaaaggAAATGCAACACAACCAGAATGTGTAAAATTTACCGAAGTTAAACACCCAAATGTCCCATCCCTTAAGTATGCTCACAATTTATACCAAAACATTTAATTGTCAagataaaaaaggaaaataaaaaagaaaaatgaaaaaataaaaaataaaaataaaaaaaataaaaatgaaaaaaatgaaaaaaataaaaatgaaaaaaataaaaaaaatttgcaaataccatttttaatataaatatatggatacatattttttttttttttttacactttCTATTTACAATAATGTAAACAGTAGTATTTATTTTCACCCATTATAcatgtaaattttttttaaaaattaaaataaattaaagtgAATAGATGTTGTTCACTACAATAAATGaaatgtattaattttaattaaatatgtCAGAGCATatcattattaaaattataagctCATGTGCATATGCCTTCGCTTCTACGCCATTTCTATAACGAAGAAACGAGCTTAAGCTACAAGTTGATCGTTTAATATAGATGGTGAAGAAGAATGTTTTTGTCCTCAATAAAGgtgataatatataaatattttatttttaatatttttttaaatttgttaatgtttAAAAAGGGTAAAACAGTAAAGATGGGAAAAGTAgcgaatataataaaaaaacgctttatataaatttgaaaaaaaaacgaaaataataaaatttaaattaaatatttatacatattttaaaaacaattttattttcaaaaatgtgCATGCTCAGGATAGCAAAAATTGTTAAAGCAAAATGGATtgtaatataaatagtacaaaaaaaaagctaaataataaaacttattaaaagtgtggaaaaaaaaaatatatatgtgaatatatacatgtacgtaatatatatgtgaatatatacatgtacgtaatatatatgtgaatatatacatgtacgtaatatatatgtgaatatatacatgtacgtaatatatatgtgaatatatacatgtgCATATGAAAATGAGAGTACATATTATGTTGTATAGAAATACTCTCCGTTTTAATTTGGGAAACAAAATGTGAATCAATAGAATGAAAGATATAGTTGAGATTCggctaaataaaaaaaaaaaaaaaaaaaaatgaaaacttAAAATGTGCTTATAAGGTAGATGCActaatgaattaaaatatttttctgtATCTATTGTTTGTCATTTTGAATAACTTTATCAGAAATATCTAAATCAGAGGCAAGTACAAAATTTGAatttctaatatttttttctgtcTCATCattgtttcttttttcaaCTAATCGATGATCTATTATTTGATCTTGTGTAACCGTATTTGAAACATTATCATAAATTTGTCGTAATTTAACTTCTTTTTCTAtccatttaatatttatttgttcataAGGAGAGCATATAACAGCATCATTTGTATATTCACCAGTACCTAGAAATATACGAGATTTCAGATTTTCAACTTTAATACAATCATTTTGATtatcttgttttttttctgcATCTTTATTTCCAAAAAACCAATGATCTTTTTTTGGATGTAAAGGaggtttattattatatattttacaaagCTCATCAGcattaaataatgaagatttaatattttgtagAGTTCCCTTACAATGATATAACCATAAAGTATGAACTTTTTCTATATGATTATAATTTGATTGTtttgattttattaaattatctGTACAATTTTTAGCAGCAATAATATGGGTAACACCCGGATCATCATAAttagaatatattttagCTCCTAATTCTAATGCTATTTCTTTTTGTCTTTCTTCACAATCAGATAAAATAACATTTTGcaaattttttgaattttttctAAAACCTGTAAAATATAATCCTACATTTGATAATGTACTAAGCATAATATTATCTATAATTTTACCTACATCTACATTTAATggattttcaaaaaattgtttatgaatttttaaaaaaattttaatcatataatGTAGATGCATATCCATATCTACAAATCTTTTTTTACATGTACTAGGTTCTTTAAAATGTGAAATAATATCATATTTActtaattcaaaaaaattataatgttcTGCTCTTAAAATATGAGAATGTGGTATATCAAACCAGACATCTTTTCTGTCATCAAATGCTATTACATATTTAGGATCAACATTTGGAtaaattttttcaaaatgttTATTTTCATCTCTATCTACACTACTACATCTAGCAACTATACGATCAGCAAAAATGGTTCTATCAGGATCTAAAATAGCTATAACTACATCTGCATATTCTCTTGTTGCATTAGTATATATAGATAATTCataatataatgataatatctCTAAAAATTGACGAACATAAGGTcgaaattttaaataataaaaaaaattataataaggtaaaaaaaatttatataattcgGGTTCATCATTTTCGCCTATAAAATTTTCTAAGGGTAAATCCATATTAAATTTAGCAAATGATGTTGCTTGTAATAATGTATTATCCAAatctaataataaaattaattttccATCTTTTAAAGATGAATGATAtgtttttccttttttatgaattattgtttttaatatatgtggtgatattatttttatttcatgtaaatcatatatattattatatttttcaggGGGATATGGCATATAAGAAGTTATAAATAAATCTTCTATTGGTATATGATTAGTTGATTctgtaaatttatttatttcattttcttgaATCAAATTTGAAGAAATTgtattattcaaattatttgGGTTTTTTAATATGTTTGAACTAGATGTATTTTGTTGTGCTTCTATTAAATTTCCTGAATTTATTTCTTCCATTCCATATTTATCAA belongs to Plasmodium yoelii strain 17X genome assembly, chromosome: 11 and includes:
- a CDS encoding serine/threonine protein phosphatase 5, putative, giving the protein MSGQIFSKKILRSVTKFRTQLNEGNKTFCKLGNKYINTKNNMPNIDLINITETMNTNQHNSKGGIHKSDDNIKTNNLGSIVNNLNEYKPPNENTECSDDNSTNVSSNVRSENECYDNKAENCHAEENANSDKINKIDTIKEKREEGNENDLNNDEENGVKKNISIELLKICNSLKNIGNKYFKENNYIISLKYYTAAIDFIKSFYENNTDESYLELLNKINIDTLSDYVQIDGEDIELLKTYYNESTINKNSEFISIYETDLHIYYTNRSFCNMKLENYGLSIQDIDEAIKINPHYAKAYYRKGCSYLLLSDLKNASDCFQMVLKLTKDKNSELKLKQCKKLLFEQQFQKAIELEQKIPYYETIDLDNIKIENNNAPIYDRNNLNIEFLKKVVEYISVPNQKLNKRCVCAIILDVIKLLKQSPTLVYLNLKEDETITICGDIHGQFYDLINIMNINGYPSPKYSYLFNGDFVDRGSFSVEVIIFLYLAKLIYPNNVHLTRGNHETDNMNKIYGFLGELLEKYDEKLHSLFSDSFKFLPLAYVLNDKVFICHGGIPSKTDVTLKDIEQIDRNTEPLDEGIMTDLLWSDPNEEKGFKPSKRGIGFSFGTDITENFLKKNNLSLIIRSHEVRDEGYSLEQNGQLYTVFSAPNYCDVMKNKGGFLKFKGNATQPECVKFTEVKHPNVPSLKYAHNLYQNI